One part of the Coffea eugenioides isolate CCC68of chromosome 10, Ceug_1.0, whole genome shotgun sequence genome encodes these proteins:
- the LOC113749346 gene encoding E3 ubiquitin-protein ligase ATL23: protein MLVSVFLALFLPCAGMSVVFLVYICLLWYAASNNSNYSSNNQQLQSPVKPPKGNGLSASDLEKLPKTTGKDLVLGAECAVCLDDIEGDEPARLIPGCNHGFHLQCADTWLSKHSVCPVCRAKLQPELFDPPETNPC, encoded by the coding sequence ATGTTGGTTTCGGTGTTTCTTGCCCTGTTTTTACCATGCGCTGGCATGAGCGTGGTTTTCTTGGTGTACATATGCCTGCTATGGTATGCTGCCAGCAACAACAGCAACTACAGCTCCAATAACCAGCAGTTGCAGTCTCCGGTGAAGCCGCCAAAAGGGAATGGCCTTTCCGCCTCCGACCTTGAAAAGCTCCCCAAAACTACCGGGAAAGATTTGGTTTTGGGAGCAGAATGCGCTGTGTGTTTGGATGATATAGAGGGTGATGAGCCGGCTAGACTGATCCCCGGGTGCAACCATGGTTTTCATCTGCAGTGTGCGGATACCTGGCTCTCTAAGCACTCTGTTTGCCCCGTTTGTAGAGCTAAACTTCAGCCGGAGCTATTTGATCCTCCTGAAACCAACCCTTGCTAA
- the LOC113749422 gene encoding uncharacterized protein LOC113749422: protein MQLQNHLIFKPPFLLFCFLIYIGCAKAQVSIPPKPDGFWYHNRAPNPDSVVIEAFFDPVCPDSRDSWKPLKEAIQNYGSSIALVVHTFPLPYHDNAFLASRALHIVDKLNVSVTYHLLEAFFGQQEKFYGRATSNLTRAFVQEEIAKFVVDTVGRSYSPEIFGGFRDVNSDHATRISFKYGGLRGVYGTPTFFVNGFPLPDAGSALDYNGWLRILDPLVNKQGSH, encoded by the exons ATGCAGCTTCAAAACCACTTGATTTTCAAGCCTCCGTTTCTGCtgttttgtttcttgatttataTTGGCTGCGCTAAGGCTCAGGTTTCAATCCCCCCAAAGCCTGATGGTTTCTGGTACCACAATCGAGCCCCCAATCCTGACTCTGTTGTGATCGAGGCGTTTTTTGACCCAGTGTGCCCAGATAGCAGGGACTCATGGAAACCTCTCAAAGAAGCCATCCAGAATTACGGCTCTAGCATTGCTCTGGTTGTTCACACCTTCCCTTTACC CTACCATGACAATGCATTTCTAGCTTCCCGTGCCTTACATATCGTTGATAAGTTGAATGTTTCAGTAACATACCATTTGCTGGAGGCATTCTTTGGGCAGCAG GAGAAGTTTTACGGCAGAGCAACGTCCAACTTAACCAGAGCATTTGTGCAAGAGGAAATCGCAAAGTTTGTAGTTGACACAGTTGGGAGGTCGTATTCTCCTGAAATTTTTGGTGGCTTTAGGGATGTCAACTCTGATCACGCAACAAGAATTTCCTTCAAG TATGGTGGCTTACGAGGAGTTTACGGCACACCTACTTTCTTCGTAAATGGATTTCCCTTGCCTGATGCTGGTTCGGCTCTTGACTACAATGGATGGCTGCGCATTCTTGATCCGCTCGTTAATAAGCAGGGTAGCCACTGA
- the LOC113748941 gene encoding uncharacterized protein LOC113748941 has translation MDRYRKVEKPKAETPIDENEIRITSQGRMRSYITYAMSLLQEKGSEEIVFKAMGRAINKTVTIVELIKRRIVGLHQITSITSTDINDTWEPLEEGLLPLQTTRHVSMITITLSKKELDTSSLGYQPPIPADQVKVSTDIEYDGEGSPNGRGRGRGGRGRGRFRGISGNGFVSAEYEDGGWDHNRGYGRGRGRGRGRNFRGRGRGGYNGPLVDTLEDTGGYNQEAPPQGRGRGRGRGGARGRGRGIKSNGPVHVAAGGA, from the exons ATGGATCGGTATAGAAAGGTGGAGAAGCCAAAGGCGGAGACGCCAATTGACGAGAATGAGATTCGCATAACAAGTCAGGGCAGGATGCGGAGCTACATCACTTATGCCATGAGTCTGCTTCAG GAAAAAGGCTCTGAGGAAATTGTGTTCAAGGCAATGGGTAGAGCCATCAACAAGACTGTGACAATTGTGGAGTTGATTAAg AGGAGAATTGTTGGTCTTCACCAAATTACTTCAATTACCTCGACAGATATAAATGATACATGGGAGCCTCTAGAGGAAGGCCTTCTTCC TCTACAAACTACAAGGCATGTTTCAATGATCACGATTACTCTCTCAAAAAAAGAGCTGGATACATCATCGCTGGG TTACCAACCACCAATACCAGCTGACCAAGTCAAGGTCTCTACAGATATTGAGTATGATGGAG AGGGGTCACCTAATGGTCGAGGAAGAGGCCGTGGCGGTAGAGGGAGGGGAAGGTTCAGAGGCATTTCTG GGAATGGTTTTGTGTCAGCCGAATATGAAGATGGAGGCTGGGACCATAATCGTGGTTATGGAAGGGGTAGGGGTCGGGGCAGAGGTCGTAACTTCCGTGGCCGTGGAAGAGGAGGGTATAATGGCCCCCTGGTGGATACGCTAGAAGATACTGGAGGCTACAATCAAGAAGCACCTCCTCAGGGTCGAG GTCGCGGCCGTGGAAGAGGGGGAGCTCGTGGGAGGGGCCGTGGAATCAAATCTAATGGACCAGTCCATGTGGCTGCTGGAGGTGCTTAA
- the LOC113750072 gene encoding uncharacterized protein LOC113750072 encodes MEIPLRCRTNIRSLSTKMKVAKSTLHRRIKEGVIKAHSNALKPHLTDDNKLVRLKFCLSMLQQESLNDAPIFENMFNMVHIDEKWFYMTKESEKYYLHPEEEHPMRTCRSKKFIVKVMFLAAVARPRFDCSRNKHFDGKIGIFPFAFKEPAKRNSKNRVAGTLETKPILSVTKEVYRRCLIDNVLPAIRAKWPQSDVISPIFIQQDNAKPHIDPMDVEFIEAATREGFDIRLSFQPPNSPDMNVLDLGYFRAIQSLQHQEAPNSIDELISAVEKSFDELSSESLNNVFLTLQLCMLEVMKNCGGNNYKVPHIGKQRLIRDGNLPLQIGCDKELIDKIIHYLQA; translated from the coding sequence ATGGAAATACCTCTACGGTGTCGAACAAATATTCGTTCTCTATCAACCAAAATGAAAGTTGCCAAGTCCACTCTTCATCGACGAATAAAAGAAGGTGTTATCAAAGCACATTCAAATGCATTAAAGCCTCACCTTACTGATGACAATAAATTGGTAAGACTCAAATTTTGTTTGTCAATGCTTCAACAAGAGAGTCTTAATGATGCACCTATTTTCGAAAACATGTTCAATATGGTTCATATCGATGAAAAGTGGTTCTACATGACTAAGGAGTCTGAGAAATACTACCTACATCCTGAAGAAGAACACCCTATGAGGACTTGTAGGAGTAAAAAGTTTATTGTTAAGGTTATGTTTCTAGCTGCAGTTGCTCGACCTCGCTTTGATTGTTCTAGAAACAAGCACTTTGATGGGAAAATTGGAATATTTCCTTTTGCCTTCAAAGAACCAGCTAAAAGGAATAGCAAAAATCGTGTTGCTGGTACTCTAGAAACAAAGCCTATCCTATCAGTGACCAAGGAAGTGTATAGAAGGTGCTTAATTGATAATGTTTTGCCTGCAATTCGTGCTAAATGGCCACAAAGTGATGTTATCAGCCCTATCTTCATCCAACAAGATAATGCAAAACCACATATTGATCCAATGGATGTTGAGTTCATAGAAGCTGCCACAAGAGAAGGTTTTGATATTCGTTTATCATTTCAACCACCTAATAGCCCTGATATGAATGTTCTTGATCTTGGGTATTTTAGAGCCATTCAATCACTCCAGCATCAAGAAGCACCTAACTCTATTGACGAACTAATTTCTGCTGTTGAAAAGTCTTTCGATGAATTATCATCTGAAAGTCTCAACAATGTGTTCTTAACCTTACAACTATGTATGCTTGAGGTGATGAAGAATTGTGGAGGGAATAATTACAAAGTTCCACATATTGGGAAGCAACGGTTGATAAGAGATGGAAATCTTCCTTTGCAAATTGGATGTGATAAGGAGCTTATTGACAAAATCATCCATTATCTACAAGCATGA